A segment of the Fusobacterium ulcerans genome:
GAAATTTATAGAAAAAATAGAGATTATTTATAATGAGGAAAGAAATATGGGAGTCAATTTACAAGAAACATATGAAATTTTTAAAAGCTATAATATTAAAATAAAAAATTTAAAAAAGGAATTAAAAGAGAAAAAGGTGTTATTTACTTTGATCATACCAAAACATTTTACACTTTTAGATTTAACATCTGAATTATCAACTTTAAAAAGTATCTCTGAGATAAGAGACTTTTAAATAAAATAATTTTAAAATTTATAAAATATCTAGGAGGAATGAATTATGAGAAAGGCATTTAAATTATTTGGAGTATTATTTACAGCAGCAGCATTATTTACAGCTTGTGGAAAGGAAAAAGAAACAGAATTGACTACAAAATATCCAAGCAAAGCAGTAAATGTTATTGTTGCGTATAAAGCAGGAGGAGGAACAGATGTAGGAGCACGTATTTTAGTTTCAGAAGCTCAAAAATCATTTTCTCAACCTTTTGTTATAGTTAATAAACCAGGGGCAGATGGAGAGATTGGATACACAGAACTATTAAAAGCAAAGCCTGATGGATATACGATTGGATTTATAAATCTTCCTACTTTTGTAAGTATCCCTTTACAAAGAAAAACAAACTTTAAAAAAGAAGATGCAGCAGCTATAATGAACCATGTTTTTGATCCAGGAGTTTTAGCAGTTAAAGCAGATAGTAAATGGCAGACTTTAGAGGATTTTATAGAAGATGCTAAAGCTAATCCAGATAAATTAACAGTTTCAAATAATGGTACTGGAGCTTCTAACCATATAGGAGCAGCTCATTTTGCATATGAAGCTGGAGTAAAAATAACTCATGTTCCTTTTGGAGGAAGTACAGATATGATTGCAGCTCTTCGTGGAAACCATGTAGATGCAACAGTAGCAAAAATTAGTGAAGTTGGAAATTTAGTTAAAAATAATGAGTTACGTATTTTAGCTACATTTACTGAAAAAAGATTGGAGAATTTTTCTGAAGTGCCAACTTTAAAAGAAAAGGGATATAATGTTTTATTTGGTTCAGCTCGTGCTATAGTGGCTCCTAAAGGAACACCAGATGAAATAATAAATATATTGCATACTACATTTAAAACAGCTTTAGAAGCACCAGAAAATGTAGAAAAATCTAATAATTCAAATCTTCCTTTGCAATATATGTCACCTGAAGAACTTACAAATTATATAAATGAGCAGGAAATTTATATAAAAGAAATTGTACCTAAGCTAGGAATATAGGAGGAATAATGGGTAAGTATGATAAAATATTAACAATAGGGTTGTTGATATTGGAAACATTCTATTTTGTTTTAATAAAATCTCTGCCAGAAAATGCAGCTAAATATCCAATGTTTGTTTGTATGTTATTATTAGTTTTAACTATCATGTTAGGAATAAAAAGTTTTACATCTAAAGAAAAATATGAAGAGAAAATTTTTGCAGATCTTCAGCTAAAACAGTTTTTATTTATTATAGTAATTTCTGCAATATATATTTTTTTAATAGAATTACTAGGTTTTTTCGTAACAACACTTGTTTATTTGATGTTAACAATGATAGGCTTAAAAGCAAATATTAAACTTAGTGCCATCACTAGTGTAGGTTTTTGTATTCTTATATATTTGGTATTTGTAGCTTTCTTGAGAGTACCTGTGCCTAGCGGATTTTTAATTTAAAGGAGGAGATTATGTCAGATATATTATATGGGTTTATGACAGCACTCAGCCCAATAAACTTAATAGCAGCATGTGTCAGTGTAGCTATAGGAATAACAATAGGGGCTCTTCCTGGATTATCTGCTGCAATGGGAGTGGCTCTTCTTATTCCAATAACATTTGGAATGCCTGCTTCAACAGGGTTGATAGTGTTAGCAGGAGTATATTGCGGAGCTATTTTTGGAGGATCAATATCAGCTATACTTATCCGTACACCAGGAACACCAGCAGCAGCAGCAACTGCAATTGATGGATATGAACTTACAGTACAGGGGAAAGCAGGAAAAGCTTTAGGAACAGCAGTAATAGCTTCTTTTATAGGAGGAATACTAAGTTCAATTTCGTTATATTTATTTGCTCCAACTCTAGCAACTCTTGCATTGAAATTTGGTCCTGCTGAATATTTTTGGCTGTCAATATTTGGATTGACAATAATAGCAGGAGCAAGTACAAAATCAATAACAAAAGGACTTATTTCAGGTGGATTAGGATTGATGATATCTACAATAGGAATGGATCCAATGCTTGGAAATCCAAGATTTACTTTTGGAATACCAAGTCTTCTTTCAGGAGTACCATTTACAGCTTCATTAATAGGATTGTTTTCTATGTCGCAAGTATTGATGCTGGCTGAAAAAAAGATAAAAGCTTCTGGTAAGATGATAGACTTTGATGACAGAGTCCTTTTAAGCAGAGCAGAATTAAAAAGAATACTTCCTACAACACTTAGATCAACAGTAATTGGAAATCTTATAGGAATACTTCCAGGAGCAGGGGCAAGTATAGCATCATTTTTAGGATACAATGAAGCTAAGAGATTTTCTAAACATAAAGAAGAATTTGGACATGGAAGTATAGAGGGAATAGCAGGAGCAGAGGCAGCTAATAATGCTGTAACTGGAGGGTCGCTAATTCCAACATTTACATTGGGAATACCTGGAGAAAGTGTAACAGCTGTTTTATTAGGAGGACTATTAATTCAAGGGTTACAACCAGGACCTGATCTATTTACTATTCATGGGAAAATAACTTATACTTTCTTTGCAGGATTTATAGTAGTTAATATTTTTATGTTATTGTTAGGATTGACTGGTTCAAAAATGTTTGCCAGAATATCAAGAGTTCCTGATAATTATCTTATTCCGCTTATTTTTTCGTTAAGCGTGATAGGGTCATATGCTATAAATAATCAAATGACAGATGTAGGAATAATGTTTGTATTTGGTATAATAGGATATTTTGTTAATAAATTCCAGTTAAATTCAGCATCTATAGTATTGGCATTGATTTTAGGGCCAATTGGAGAAGCTGGGTTAAGAAGATCTATAATATTGAATCATGGAAATATGGATATATTATTCAAAAGTTCAGTATCAAAAGTTTTAATACTATTTACAATATTATCTCTATTTTCTCCAATAGTAATGGCAAAATTACAAAAAGAAAAATAAAATATATTTAATTAAAAAAAGGCTGAACTCTTATGAGTTTAGCCTTTTTGATTTGATTTCTAAGATATCGATAATTAAAGTGAAAGTACTTCCTTTATTGATTTCACTTTTTACTTTAATTTTGCCTTTCATATTTAAAATCATATTTTTAACAATTGAAAGTCCAAGACCAGTACCTTCTATTTTACTATTGCGTGATTTATCTACTCTGTAAAATCTATGAAAAATTTTTTTAAGTTCATTTTTTTCAATTCCACGACCAAAATCTTCAACAGATACAGTTAATTTTAAATTTTTAACAGAAGCTTTGACATTTATAGAAGTTGAAGCTTCTGTATATTTTATAGCATTATCAATTAAATTTCCAACTACTGTTCTTAACCATTCTTCAGAAATATAAGATATAATGGTTATGTTTTCAACAGTTGTATTTATAGTTATATCTTTTTTTATAGCTATATTTTTATAAAGAGAAGTAATTGTATTAAATGAATCTAATAAAGAAATTGTATAGATATTTTTTTCATTTTTAGATGAATTTTCTATATGAGATAGTTGTAATAAATCATTTACTAGATGATTTAATCTTTGAGTTTCCCTATCTATAATATCTATAAAATATTCTAATTGTTTTCTATCTTTAAAATGACCTAATTTTATAGTTTCAATAAATCCCCCTATAATGGTAATAGGAGTTTTTAATTCATGAGAAGCATTGGATACAAACTCTCTACGAAGTTCTTCAACTAATTCAAGTTTTGTGATATTTTGAATAATAATAATAACTTGTTCACTTCCATCTTTCATAAAATTTGTTTTTATCTGATAAGTATTCTTATTCTTAGCAATTTTATTATTGAGGGGTTTTTTACTAGCAAGAGATTTTTTTATATATTCATTAAAAAATTCTAGTTCAGGATATGCAAATATATCAGAATGTCTATTTTGAAGATGAAATTCTTTTACTGCAAAATTATTAATCAAAATAATTTTCCCTGAATAGTCAATTACAATAATTCCTTCATGCAAGTTATCAATTATAGCTTGAAGATTATCAGCTTTTTTTTGTATATCTTTTAATAGAGCATTTATTTTAAAATTCATATAATTGAAATTTTCAGCTAATTCTTCAATTTCATCATGGGATTCAATAAGAATGGAATTGCTGAAATCCCCTTTTGCAGTATCTTTAGTAGCTTTTATTAAGAGGTCAATAGGTTTAGTAGCTCTGTTGATAAAATAAATAGATAAAATAATGGATAATATTCCTGATATGGTTATTCCTAAGGAAATAATAAGAATAGTTTCTTTTTTAAAAGCATCAAAAAGGAGTAAATCTTTGGATAACATAATAATTACAGGTTTATTATTAAGGGAGATTGCTCCAGTAAAAATCTCAATAGTTTTAATTTTCTTGGGAATATTTTTTACAACCCTATAAGAAGTAATTCCTTTTTTTGCTCTTTGAAATTCAGGAATATCTTTAAGAGTTGCAAAAATTATACTGTTATCATTAGAGTCAGCAATAGGAAAGCCATCTTCGTTGATAAAAGTTACTCTGAAATCAGTTTTTTTAGAAAAAGATTGAGAAAGTTTATAGAGATATAAATGAGCATTTTTATTTTCTGATAAAAATACACTAATTAATTTACTGTTAGATATTCCATTAAAAAAAATAGATTGAATATAATTTTTTTTTATCATTTTATTAAAAATAAGACCAACAATCAAGGTGCTTGTTAAAATAATTGAAAAACAAATAAGAATAAATTTTCTTTTCATAGCATACTCCTAAGATTATATATTGTCAGGTATTTTATATCCAGTTCCTCGGATTGTTTCTATATAGGAGTTATTTTCATCACCTAATTTTTGTCTTAGCTTTCTTATATGAACATCTAAAGAACGAGTTTGATTATTATTTTCATAATTCCATACTGATTCAAATATTTTTTCCCTTGAGATAACTTTTCCTTTGTTATTTAATAAAAAAATAAAAAGTTTGAACTCTCTAATAGTAAGTTCTAGAGGATTATTATTTTTATAAACTAGATTTTTTACTAAGTCTATTTTTAAATCTTTATAATATATATAATTTGCGTTGCTTTTTACAGGAGAATCATTTGAAATAATTGTTGAATCAGATTCTATTCTTCTTGAAAAAGCATTTATACGGGCAATCATTTCTCTTAAACTAAAAGGCTTAGTGATGTAATCATCAGCTCCAATTTCAAGGCAGACTATTTTATCTATTTCTTCAGATTTTGCACTAATTATTAATATTCTTATTTTATTAAGTAAAGGATTGTTTCTTATTTTTTTGCAAATATCAATTCCATTCATTCCAGGAAGCATTAAATCTAACAAAATAATATTTGGATTTATTTTTTCAATCAGAGACATGACATTATTTCCAGTATCAGTTGTGAAAACTTCATATCCATAAATTTCTAGATTTAATTTTAATAATTCTAATATATGTATTTCATCATCTATAATTAATATTTTTTTTCCCACAAAAGCCTCCTGCTAAAGCTAGATTATTTAAAGTTATTATAGCATATTTTTAGAAATAATAAAAAGCTGAACTAAAAGCAGTCCAGCTTTATTTTTATATATTTTAATCTTCATATCCATTTGGATGATTTTTATGCCATGTCCATGCTGTATCAATTATTTTTTCAAGAGTGTTATATTTAGGCTTCCATTTTAATTCTTTCATAGCTTTATCAGAACTTGCTACAAGTTTAGCAGGATCTCCAGCTCTTCTAGGTGAAACGATTGCTGGAATAGGATGCTTAGTTACTTTTCTGGCTACTTCAATAACCTCTTTTACAGAGAATCCCTCTCCATTTCCTAGATTGAATATTTCACTTTCTCCTCCATTATTTAATCTTTTTAGAGCAAGAATGTGAGCATCAGCAAGGTCCATTACATGAATGTAATCTCTGATACAAGTTCCATCAGCAGTAGGATAGTCATCTCCATATATTCCTATGTGTTCTCTTTTACCAAGAGCTACCTGAAGTATAATTGGAATGAGATGGCTTTCAGGACTGTGATCTTCTCCTATTTCACCAGTAGGATGAGCACCAGCAACATTGAAATATCTCAAAGCTGTATATTTTATTCCGTAAGCTTTATCACACCATTTGAGCATTTTTTCAACAGCTAGCTTACTTTCTCCATATGGATTAGTAGGGAAAGTTGCATCGCTTTCGAGAATAGGTATATTCTCAGGTTCTCCATATGTAGCAGCAGTTGATGAGAAAACTATTTTATTGACATTATATTTTTTCATAGCTTTTAATAGACATAAAGTTCCATAGAAGTTATTTTCAAAATATTTTAAAGGCTCTTCTACACTTTCTCCAACTAAAGAGAAAGCAGCAAAATCAATTACACCATCTATTTTATTATCTTTAAATACTCTTTCCATAAACTCGTCATCTCTTAGATCTCCAAGAACAAGTTTTGCTTTTTCGTGAACTGCATCAACATGACCAGTTTGAAGATTATCAAGTACAATTACCTCTTCTCCACTGTCAATAAGAGCTCTAGTAACATGACTTCCAATATACCCAGCTCCACCACAAACTAAAATTGCCATTTTATCCTCCTTAGAAAATAGTGTTTTTTATATTATACATCATATTTTTAAAAATTTTAATCTAATTCATGTTAATATATTCAACAAATCTCAGCAGACCTTTTTGACCCTCTGGGGTTCTTTTGTACACTCCAGCATCTTCAAGGACTCTTGAAAAAGTTATTCCAACTTCATCTTTTAAGATAGCTTCTACATTTTTAGGAGTTATTTCAAAGTGCTTTTTCTGAATATTAACAGCCCAGTTTAAATGTTTTTCAACTTTAGGATCATTTTTAATTTTAGTTTCAAAGTCAGGTTCTGTCATATATTTTCCTAGTATTTCCAGTTCTTCCTTCAATCTTCCAGGAAGTACAGCAAGTCCCATAACTTCAATAAGCCCTATATTTTCTTTTTTTATATTATGGACATCTTCATGTGGATGGAATATTCCTAAAGGATGCTCATCACTTGTTCTGTTATTTCTAAGGACAAGGTCAAGCTCAAAATCTTTTCCTCTTCTCCTTCCAATAGGAGTCACAGTATTATGAGGAGTATCTCCAGAGAATGCGTATATTCCCAGAGATTCGTCACTGTATCCTCTCCAGTTATCAAGTATTTTTACTGCAAGGTCCACCAGTTTTTTTCTGTCAGGACTTTTTATTCTTATAACTGACATAGGCCATTTAACTATTCCCGCTTCAACATCTTCAAACCCTTTAAAAATTATAGATTTTTCTACAGGAGATTTTGCCATTGGAAATTCATGATGTCCTCCCTGATAGTGATCATGACTTAAAATTGATCCTCCAACAATTGGAAGGTCAGCATTTGATCCTACAAAATAATGAGGAACCTGTTCAACAAAAGCTGTTATTCTATTAAAAGCATCTCTGTTTATTTTCATAGGTCTATGTTCCCCAGAAAAAATAATAGCATGTTCATTGTAATAAACATATGGAGAATATTGAAGGAACCATTGCTCTCCCTCTAAGAAAAATGGAAGAACTCTATGATTTTGTCTGGCAGGATGATTTAATCTTCCTGCATATCCAACATTTTCATAACATAAAAGACACTTAGGATATGCTGATGGAGGAAGAAGTCTTTCTTTGGCTATATCTCTTGGATCTTTTTCAGGCTTTGAAAGATTTACAGTTATTTCCATATCTCCATATTCTGTATTTGAATACCAGTACATATTTTTTGCTATTCTGTCTGTTCTTATATAGTTAGTTTTTTGAGCAAATTCATAATAATTGTCAGTAGCCTTTTCTATTCCTCCAAGACTTGATATTTTTATAAATTTATCTATTACATGAGTGGCAGATGGAGTTATTTTCCCCATTATCTCTGTATCAAAAAGATCTTTTACAACAATACTGTCTTCAATTATACCTTTTTCCACAGCCCAGTTACATATATTTTCCAGTATTTCATTTGGATATTGAGGGATAGTTCTGGAAGAGATATCTGTATCTTCCCAGTCTTCAAGTTTTAAAAGGGATATAATCTCATTTCTGGATATAATTTCATCATATTTTCCTATGAGGTCATTTTTTAATCCATAAGCCAGCAGTAACTTTACCTCTTCAAATATATTCATTAAAAATCACCTAACTTTCTACTTCCATCACCAATTTTAGCTACATAGAAATCAGCAGTTAATCCAGTTTTTGCTTTGTATTTTTCTCCAACAGATTTTATAAATTCATCAATGAATTCATCTTTTACAATGCTTACAGTACATCCTCCAAACCCAGCACCAGTCATACGAGCACCTATTACACCTTTTGCTTCCCATGCAGCTTCTACTAGAGAATCAAGTTCAAATCCTGTTACTTCATAGTCATCTCTCAAAGAAATATGAGATTGATTCATAAGTTTTCCAAAGGCTTCTACATCACCAGAATTTAATTTTTCAACAGCTGTTTTAGTTCTTTCATTTTCAGTTACTGCATGAGTGGCTCTTTTTAATTGCTCCTCATCAGTTATAAAATGTTTTACTTCATTGAATTTTTCTACTGAAAGTTCTCCAAGATTTTTTATATTTATTCCATTTTCATTTAAGACTTTAACAGCTGCTTCACAAGAATTTCTTCTTTCATTATATTTAGAATCAGCAAGTCCTCTTTTTTTATTTGTGTTAGCTATAACTATTGATGCTCCATCTAATTCTACAGTAGCATAGTGATATTCAAGAGTATTGCAGTCTAAAAGAATAGCATTATCTTTTTTACCCATTCCAATAGCAAATTGATCCATTATTCCACAGTTTACTCCTATAAATTCGTTCTCAGCTTTTTGAGAAAGCTTTACCATTTCTACCATATCTATATCAAGTTTAAAGATTTCTTTTAAGATAACTGATGTAAGAAGCTCTATTGAAGCTGAAGAAGAAAGTCCAGCACCATTTGGAATATTTCCAAAGAACATTACATCAAATCCTTTATCTATTTTATATCCAGCATCTATAAAAGTTTTTATTACTCCTTTAGGATAATTAGCCCAATTATCAGATGGAGTATTTATAAGCTTATCCAAAGAAAATTCTTTTGTTCCTAATTTTTCAAAGTTTTTAGAATACATTCTAAAAATATTATCATCTCTTCTTTTTACAACTGCGTAAGTACCAAAATCCAATGCACAAGGGAATACAAATCCACCATTATAGTCAGTATGTTCTCCTATAAGATTTACTCTTCCAGGAGAAAAGAATACCTCAACAGCTCCTGAATGATTAAATAGAGTTTTAAAATCTTGTACCAATCCTTTTATCATATTATATTCAACCTCCGCAAATTCTTTTCTAAAAATCTAGCCTACCTTAATATAAGTATATAGTATAAATTGATTTTAACAACTAAAATTACAAAAAAACACCTCATCTTTATAAACTTAGTAAAATAAGTTTTTGGAGTTTTCTGAAAAATGTTGTATAATAAGAGTATATATGAAAGGGGGAAATATGAAACCAACAAGTGCAAAAATGAAGACATTGGAATTTATAAAAAATAGTAATGGAACTTCAAGAGTAGAGCTGGCAAAAGAACTCAATATTACCCCAGCAGGAATCGGAAAAATTGTAAATGCCTTTTTAGAGAAAGGGATTATAAAAGAATATAGTGAAGGAGTTTCTACTGGTGGAAGAAAACCACTTATACTTAGAATAAATGAAGAAAATATAGGAATGATACTTGGAGTATCATTGGCACCAAGATTTATTCAAATATCTATTGGAGACATAAATGGAAAAATATTGAGGACTAAAAGATATTCGTTAAAGAAAAGGCTGGCTAAAAAGGAAAATAATATATTAAAAGCAGTTGAAGCCCTCATAAAAAAAGAACTAAGAAGCGAAGAGATAACAATAATATCTATAATAATGAATGGGATGGTAGATAGTGAAGCAGGAATATCTATATTTTCTCCACATTATAATTGGAAAAATATAAAGCTCAAAAAACTGCTAGAGGAAAAGTTTAAGAAAAGAGTCTTTATAGAAAATGATGTAAGAGGGATGGCACTTACTGAAAAAATATTTGGTTCCTGCAAAGAGAAACATAATTTTGTTGTATTGAGCATAGGAGATGGAGTAGGAGGAAGTATTTTCTTAAATGATTCTCTTTATCATGGATATGGATCTATGTCAGGAGAGCTTGGACATATGGTGGTAAAAAGAAATAGCTCAGAGAAATGTTCATGTGGAAAGAGAGGATGCCTTGAAACAGAAGTATCCAATGTAGCAGTTATTAAAAAGGTAGTATCTCAAATAAAACTGAATAATTACAGCAGTCTTAAAAATACTCTTAGTGAAAAAGGGAGTTTGGATATCGGAGACATAATAAATGCTGTAAAAGAAAAAGATATGCTTACTTTAAATATAATGAATGAGGCAATTTATCTCACAGCTCATGCTGTTGATGGAATAATTTCAGTAATAAATCCTGAAAAGATAATTCTTTTTGGTGCTATATTTAAGAGTAGCTTTTTATTTAAAACACTTGTTAATGAAGTGAAAAAAGTAACTTTAGATGAACAGAATTATGAAATAAAAGTATCGGAATTTTCAGATAATATTTATGAAATATCACCATTTGCAGTGGTTAATTATAATATATTTAAAGAGCTATAAAAATAAGGGGAAATATAATGGGAATTAATAATATTGGATATTCAATAAAGAGAAAAAATAGATTAGCTGCATTTCTTTTTATAATGGGAGCAATATTAATTTTTTTATTTTGTTTAAGAGGTTACATATCTTATTTTGGAGGACCTATATCAATAGAAAAATTAAAAAGCTTAAAATTAAAAGGTGAATATGTTCAAATAGAAACAGACTTTTTATTGGGTCCATTTGCAGGATATGATTATGGAATGGGAGAAACATCAGATAAAGCATATATAATTCCAATAGATGAAAATAAACAGAAATGGATTGCTGTCTATGTGAAAGGGAAAAAAGCAAGAGAGTTTGAAGAGTTAAAAGAGACTCTGATAAAGGCTTCACAGACAAAAGATAGAAGTGAATTTAAAAATTATACTGTAAATTTAAAAGGAACAATATTGAATATGGAGAGAGAGTTAAAAAAATATTATTTAGAATTTACAAAAGCTCCATATGATCAAAAAAGAACTTTTTTACCTTTGATTATTCAAGTGGACAAAGTTCCATCTTCAATTGATGGAATTGCTATAGATATTACAGTAATGTGGCTGTTAACAGGTCTTTCTTTTTTCTTGGTGACAGCAGCATCTTACTTAATAATAAAATCAGAAAAAGATAGTTATTTAGGTTATTTAAAAGATTATTGTGAAAAATCATCAAGTTATGAATATACTTGGCAGAAAATAAATGAATTATGCAGTGAAAAACCATTGATAAAAAATGTTTGGATAAATGAAAAATGGATGCTTTTTAGACTTGAAAAATATTTATATATCATGGATATTGATAATATAGTATGGATTTATTTAGAAGAAGCAAGAAGCAACTACAGCAGAAAACCTATCTATGGATTATGTATTGCAGAAGAAACGAAAAAAAAATATTGTATTCCCATCACTGAAAATGAAACATGGATTATAGATTATTTATTTAAAATACATAAACGAGCCTTATTTGGATATAATGAAGAATGGCAGAGATTATTTGAAAATGAATTTGAAAAGTTTAAAAGATTTGCAAGAAAAATAAATTAAAGAAATAAAAAAGAGGATAGATCAAATCTTTGATTATGGCTATCCTCTTTTAATTATGTGCTATTTTTTTAAAGCGTCAGCTACAGCTTCTTTAAATCCTTGTGAAGTATAAGTAGCACCTGCTACATCATCAACATCAACAGATTGTTTAGCTATAATTTCAGAAGTTAATTTTTCAATAGCTGGCTCAGCTATTCTTTTAGTATCTTTCATTTCTAAAACTTTTATAGCAACGATTTTGTCTCCATTTTTTTCAACAGAAACTTTAATTTCATCTTTGTATCCAAATCCTACTCCCTCTGATGCTGCTAAAGCTGCAACTGAAGATACGATTAGTAATGCAGAAATAAATAATTTTTTCATTTTTATCCTCCTGTTAAATTCAAGTAATATTAAGATTAAAAAAGTTTGATAAAGAACATAAGCATTATAAGTATAATTCTAAAAATTACTTTATCAATAACAATTTTCAATTAAATACATATTTAATAGCAGTAAAGAATTTTATTTTTTGTATATTTAAATTGAAGAAATAATTTATAAAATTTTTCTTTAAAGCTTTAATATTATTATATAATAATTTTCTAAAATTAATAAAATTTCTGTGAATATACAGTTAGATTTATATATTCATTATAAAAATTAGAGATAAAGTATTAGATAACATATAGATATTATATACAATAAATTCTAAAAAAAAGCAATAAAAAAATATTTCATTCATGTTCAAACCTTATGAAGAAAACTTGCAAAAAGATATAAATTAAGGTAAAATATATTGATAGAAAATTTGATATATAATCGGGAGTGAAAATAAGATGTTTATAGATGAGGTAATAGTAACGGTCAAAGCCGGTAATGGAGGAGATGGATCAGCAGCTTTCAGAAGAGAGAAGTACATCCAATTCGGTGGACCAGATGGAGGAGATGGAGGAAATGGAGGAAATGTAATATTCATTGCAGATCCTAACATAAATACTCTGATTGACTTTAAATTTAAAAAAGTATTTAAAGCTGAAAATGGAGAAAATGGACAAAAAAAACAAATGTATGGAAAAACAGGAGAAGATCTTGTTATAAAAGTACCAGTTGGAACTCAAGTGA
Coding sequences within it:
- the galT gene encoding UDP-glucose--hexose-1-phosphate uridylyltransferase, encoding MNIFEEVKLLLAYGLKNDLIGKYDEIISRNEIISLLKLEDWEDTDISSRTIPQYPNEILENICNWAVEKGIIEDSIVVKDLFDTEIMGKITPSATHVIDKFIKISSLGGIEKATDNYYEFAQKTNYIRTDRIAKNMYWYSNTEYGDMEITVNLSKPEKDPRDIAKERLLPPSAYPKCLLCYENVGYAGRLNHPARQNHRVLPFFLEGEQWFLQYSPYVYYNEHAIIFSGEHRPMKINRDAFNRITAFVEQVPHYFVGSNADLPIVGGSILSHDHYQGGHHEFPMAKSPVEKSIIFKGFEDVEAGIVKWPMSVIRIKSPDRKKLVDLAVKILDNWRGYSDESLGIYAFSGDTPHNTVTPIGRRRGKDFELDLVLRNNRTSDEHPLGIFHPHEDVHNIKKENIGLIEVMGLAVLPGRLKEELEILGKYMTEPDFETKIKNDPKVEKHLNWAVNIQKKHFEITPKNVEAILKDEVGITFSRVLEDAGVYKRTPEGQKGLLRFVEYINMN
- a CDS encoding galactokinase, coding for MIKGLVQDFKTLFNHSGAVEVFFSPGRVNLIGEHTDYNGGFVFPCALDFGTYAVVKRRDDNIFRMYSKNFEKLGTKEFSLDKLINTPSDNWANYPKGVIKTFIDAGYKIDKGFDVMFFGNIPNGAGLSSSASIELLTSVILKEIFKLDIDMVEMVKLSQKAENEFIGVNCGIMDQFAIGMGKKDNAILLDCNTLEYHYATVELDGASIVIANTNKKRGLADSKYNERRNSCEAAVKVLNENGINIKNLGELSVEKFNEVKHFITDEEQLKRATHAVTENERTKTAVEKLNSGDVEAFGKLMNQSHISLRDDYEVTGFELDSLVEAAWEAKGVIGARMTGAGFGGCTVSIVKDEFIDEFIKSVGEKYKAKTGLTADFYVAKIGDGSRKLGDF
- a CDS encoding ROK family protein translates to MKPTSAKMKTLEFIKNSNGTSRVELAKELNITPAGIGKIVNAFLEKGIIKEYSEGVSTGGRKPLILRINEENIGMILGVSLAPRFIQISIGDINGKILRTKRYSLKKRLAKKENNILKAVEALIKKELRSEEITIISIIMNGMVDSEAGISIFSPHYNWKNIKLKKLLEEKFKKRVFIENDVRGMALTEKIFGSCKEKHNFVVLSIGDGVGGSIFLNDSLYHGYGSMSGELGHMVVKRNSSEKCSCGKRGCLETEVSNVAVIKKVVSQIKLNNYSSLKNTLSEKGSLDIGDIINAVKEKDMLTLNIMNEAIYLTAHAVDGIISVINPEKIILFGAIFKSSFLFKTLVNEVKKVTLDEQNYEIKVSEFSDNIYEISPFAVVNYNIFKEL
- a CDS encoding DUF6709 family protein — its product is MGINNIGYSIKRKNRLAAFLFIMGAILIFLFCLRGYISYFGGPISIEKLKSLKLKGEYVQIETDFLLGPFAGYDYGMGETSDKAYIIPIDENKQKWIAVYVKGKKAREFEELKETLIKASQTKDRSEFKNYTVNLKGTILNMERELKKYYLEFTKAPYDQKRTFLPLIIQVDKVPSSIDGIAIDITVMWLLTGLSFFLVTAASYLIIKSEKDSYLGYLKDYCEKSSSYEYTWQKINELCSEKPLIKNVWINEKWMLFRLEKYLYIMDIDNIVWIYLEEARSNYSRKPIYGLCIAEETKKKYCIPITENETWIIDYLFKIHKRALFGYNEEWQRLFENEFEKFKRFARKIN
- a CDS encoding FMN-binding protein encodes the protein MKKLFISALLIVSSVAALAASEGVGFGYKDEIKVSVEKNGDKIVAIKVLEMKDTKRIAEPAIEKLTSEIIAKQSVDVDDVAGATYTSQGFKEAVADALKK